A window of the Salvelinus fontinalis isolate EN_2023a chromosome 14, ASM2944872v1, whole genome shotgun sequence genome harbors these coding sequences:
- the LOC129869331 gene encoding uncharacterized protein LOC129869331, which yields MTDHHLKLNLGKTELLFLPGKDCPFHDLAITVDNSIVSSSQSAKNLGVILDNTLSFSTNIKAVTRSCRFMLYNIRRVRPCLTQEAAQVLIQALVISRLDYCNSLLAGLPACAIKPLQLIQNAAARLVFNFPKFSHVTPLLRSLHWLPVEARIRYKTMVLAYGAVRGTAPPYLQALIRPYTQTRALRSSTSGLLASLPLRNYKTSYIGAIPE from the exons atgacggatcaccacctcaagctgaacctcggcaagacggagctgctcttcctcccggggaaggactgcccgttccatgatctcgccatcacggttgacaactccattgtgtcctcctcccagagtgctaagaaccttggcgtgatcctggacaacaccctgtcgttctcaactaacatcaaggcggtgacccgttcctgtaggttcatgctctacaacattcgcagagtacgaccctgcctcacgcaggaagcggcgcaggtcctaatccaggcacttgtcatctcccgtctggattactgcaactcgctgttggctgggctccctgcctgtgccattaaacccctacaactcatccagaacgccgcagcccgtctggtgttcaactttcccaagttctctcacgtcaccccgctcctccgctctctccactggcttccagttgaagctcgcatccgctacaagaccatggtgcttgcctacggagctgtgaggggaacggcacctccgtaccttcaggctctgatcaggccctacacccaaacaagggcactgcgttcatccacctctggcctgctcgcctccctacctctgaggaactaca aaacaagctacataggggcAATACCAGAATGA